From Planococcus halocryophilus, the proteins below share one genomic window:
- a CDS encoding nucleotidyltransferase, with the protein MKAVGIIVEYNPLHNGHLHHAQQARAESGADLVVAVMSGQFLQRGEPAFVDKWTRTQMALDAGIDLVIELPYIYATAQASDFAKGGVALLDAIGCESFCFGSEQGQIAPFLNSLQLLTEHAAEYQAFIHEAIQTGISYPKSLNNAYLALTGGQPGFADLTQPNNILGFHYLEAAQRLSSSIKPLTIQRIGANFHDPITVGLPIASATGIREAFFKGNSVEELSTYMPESSISSLKKAEKEYGKFGSWEQFYPLLRFTILREGPENLKLYAEVTEGIENLIYQSAKTADSFEIFMSLVKSKRYTRTRIQRMLTHIYTGFTWQTLHSFQLPSYIRLLGMSEIGKSYLNHKKKNISLPLISRAADLSDSMGKLDIHATTMYLQGMESVHLKKEFTTPPIYRG; encoded by the coding sequence ATGAAAGCTGTAGGAATTATTGTTGAATACAATCCTTTACATAATGGTCATCTTCACCATGCCCAACAAGCGCGTGCTGAGTCTGGGGCTGACCTTGTCGTTGCTGTTATGAGCGGGCAGTTTCTTCAGCGCGGAGAACCGGCATTTGTCGATAAATGGACACGTACTCAAATGGCACTTGATGCTGGTATCGACTTGGTCATTGAACTTCCTTATATTTATGCAACCGCTCAAGCTTCTGATTTTGCTAAAGGCGGTGTCGCATTACTTGACGCAATTGGTTGCGAATCTTTTTGCTTCGGAAGTGAACAAGGTCAAATAGCTCCTTTCCTGAATTCGCTGCAGCTATTAACTGAGCATGCGGCTGAATACCAAGCGTTTATCCACGAAGCTATCCAAACTGGAATTAGCTATCCAAAATCCTTGAACAATGCCTATCTTGCGCTGACAGGTGGGCAGCCTGGCTTTGCCGATTTGACACAACCTAATAATATTTTAGGGTTTCATTACCTTGAAGCGGCTCAACGCCTAAGTTCTTCTATCAAACCACTGACTATTCAACGGATTGGTGCTAATTTCCATGACCCAATTACAGTAGGACTGCCGATTGCAAGTGCTACTGGCATCCGTGAAGCTTTCTTTAAAGGAAATTCAGTAGAAGAACTGTCCACGTATATGCCGGAAAGTTCAATTTCCTCATTAAAAAAAGCAGAAAAAGAATACGGCAAATTTGGCAGCTGGGAGCAATTTTACCCGTTACTTCGCTTTACGATTCTACGTGAAGGTCCCGAAAACTTGAAACTTTATGCCGAAGTAACAGAAGGTATTGAAAACTTAATCTACCAATCAGCAAAAACAGCAGACAGCTTTGAAATTTTCATGTCTCTTGTCAAATCAAAGCGCTATACCCGTACACGAATACAGCGGATGCTAACGCATATCTATACAGGCTTCACGTGGCAAACCTTGCATTCTTTTCAGTTACCTAGCTATATCAGACTTCTTGGCATGTCGGAAATCGGAAAAAGCTATTTAAATCACAAAAAAAAGAACATCTCGCTTCCCCTTATTAGTCGCGCAGCTGATCTGAGCGACTCAATGGGAAAACTAGATATTCACGCTACTACAATGTATTTACAAGGAATGGAATCTGTCCATTTGAAGAAAGAATTTACGACTCCTCCGATTTATCGAGGCTGA
- a CDS encoding SepM family pheromone-processing serine protease, producing the protein MKNKRLLIFVIVMALVVYLSSYQLDSYVTRPGGAYELSPLVEVVGGDEDDEGTLSLMTVSMLTATPALYVWAKIREGYKVLQPEQVRSPHESDEEYNVRQLKLMSDSQVNALQVAFEQAELPFEISNNGVFVLNVLKGGAADEVLAPGDRVLEIDGNKYTEMQQLIDYLSDKENGETVKVLYEREQREISTDIKLAPLPTDPERIGLGISFVEDKSIQTTPEVEIDSEKIGGPSAGLMFTLEILNQLVDEDITKGYDIAGTGTMESDGSVGRIGGIDQKIMAADSADIDIFFAPNEPVEGGGDSNYTIAVETAEKIGTDMKIIPVDTIEDAIGFLEELQPR; encoded by the coding sequence ATGAAAAACAAACGATTACTCATTTTTGTCATCGTGATGGCGCTTGTCGTTTATTTATCCTCTTATCAGCTAGATTCTTATGTAACAAGACCGGGCGGAGCTTATGAGTTATCGCCATTAGTTGAAGTTGTAGGTGGAGATGAAGACGACGAAGGAACGCTCAGTTTGATGACCGTATCAATGTTGACAGCAACCCCTGCTTTATACGTCTGGGCGAAAATCCGTGAGGGATATAAAGTATTGCAACCTGAGCAGGTACGTAGTCCACACGAAAGCGATGAAGAATACAACGTACGTCAATTGAAGCTGATGTCTGACTCACAAGTAAATGCATTGCAAGTAGCCTTTGAACAAGCAGAATTACCTTTTGAAATTAGCAATAATGGAGTTTTTGTTTTAAATGTCCTAAAAGGTGGGGCAGCGGATGAAGTTTTAGCACCAGGCGATCGAGTGCTTGAAATTGATGGCAATAAATACACAGAGATGCAACAGCTAATTGATTACTTAAGTGATAAGGAAAATGGAGAAACAGTAAAAGTTCTTTACGAAAGAGAGCAGCGAGAAATTAGCACGGACATCAAATTGGCACCATTGCCAACTGATCCGGAACGTATTGGCTTAGGGATTTCGTTTGTAGAAGATAAGAGCATCCAAACGACTCCTGAAGTTGAAATTGATTCGGAGAAGATTGGAGGTCCGTCAGCTGGGTTAATGTTCACACTCGAAATTCTCAATCAGTTGGTAGATGAGGACATTACAAAAGGTTATGACATTGCGGGCACTGGAACAATGGAAAGTGACGGCTCTGTCGGAAGAATCGGAGGCATTGACCAAAAAATCATGGCAGCCGATTCTGCAGATATCGATATTTTCTTTGCACCAAACGAACCGGTAGAAGGTGGTGGCGATAGCAATTATACAATAGCTGTCGAAACTGCAGAGAAAATCGGCACAGACATGAAAATTATTCCTGTAGACACAATTGAAGATGCTATAGGATTTTTGGAGGAGCTTCAGCCTCGATAA
- the coaD gene encoding pantetheine-phosphate adenylyltransferase has protein sequence MTKIAVVPGSFDPITMGHLDIIKRASTIFDEVKVVVMNNSSKNPLFDVNERMNLIAEVTQSIPNVKVDSFSGLLIDYSVEVKANAIIRGLRAVSDFEYEMQITSMNRFLNENIETLFMISNNQYSFLSSSIVKEVAKYQGNITGLVPEAVEKALHLKFQ, from the coding sequence TTGACTAAAATCGCTGTAGTTCCAGGTAGCTTCGATCCAATTACAATGGGACACCTGGATATTATTAAAAGAGCGTCTACTATTTTCGATGAAGTAAAAGTGGTTGTTATGAACAATTCTTCAAAAAATCCTTTATTCGATGTGAATGAACGAATGAATTTAATTGCGGAAGTGACGCAGTCTATTCCAAACGTCAAAGTAGATTCCTTTTCTGGCCTTTTAATCGATTATTCGGTTGAAGTAAAAGCAAATGCGATTATTCGTGGATTGCGTGCAGTCAGTGATTTTGAATACGAAATGCAAATTACATCTATGAACCGATTTTTAAATGAAAATATTGAAACTTTGTTCATGATTTCAAACAATCAATATTCATTCCTAAGTTCGAGTATCGTAAAAGAAGTAGCGAAATACCAAGGCAATATTACGGGCTTAGTGCCAGAAGCTGTCGAAAAAGCTCTTCATTTAAAATTTCAATGA
- the rsmD gene encoding 16S rRNA (guanine(966)-N(2))-methyltransferase RsmD, with amino-acid sequence MRVVAGSVKGIPLKAVPGNSTRPTTDKVKESIFNMIGPFFDGGYALDLFAGSGGLGIEALSRGIDHVIFTDKDKRAVETIHANLEKVRLTDRAEVHRADAERAVKAIKKNGVQARLLFLDPPYHMKKSYELMDKAGELGIVTKDAIVVCEHDRDVELPDRTKYFERYKKELYGSTIISIYRYQGEEGERID; translated from the coding sequence ATGCGAGTTGTAGCAGGCTCTGTAAAAGGAATACCATTGAAAGCGGTACCTGGCAATTCGACCAGGCCGACAACTGACAAAGTAAAAGAGTCTATTTTCAATATGATTGGTCCTTTTTTTGACGGTGGATACGCATTAGATTTATTTGCAGGAAGTGGTGGACTCGGCATCGAAGCACTAAGTCGAGGAATTGACCATGTTATTTTCACTGATAAAGATAAACGTGCTGTTGAAACAATCCACGCTAATCTAGAAAAGGTTCGGTTGACCGATCGTGCTGAAGTCCACCGGGCAGATGCAGAGCGTGCGGTAAAAGCAATCAAAAAAAACGGAGTTCAAGCGAGATTGTTATTTTTAGATCCACCTTATCATATGAAGAAATCTTATGAACTGATGGACAAAGCAGGAGAATTAGGCATTGTGACAAAAGATGCGATTGTTGTTTGTGAACATGATCGAGATGTAGAGTTGCCGGATCGTACGAAGTATTTTGAACGGTATAAGAAAGAGCTTTACGGGAGTACAATTATTTCAATTTACCGTTACCAAGGGGAAGAGGGAGAACGTATTGACTAA
- a CDS encoding DUF7147 family protein: MIQRFIELGEGYGDIYELRELITSNQQRFMHGFVFIATNPQGQEVLSIAAAFKPASEGNFMPIYLCREGIPMDSKRLAVFEQTVSSLGHKPIKMEVKHSSVYADKKFYHNHLISVLRLNHYIPPMQ, from the coding sequence ATGATTCAACGTTTTATTGAGTTAGGTGAAGGGTACGGAGATATCTATGAACTCCGTGAACTTATCACAAGTAATCAACAACGCTTTATGCATGGATTTGTATTTATTGCGACCAATCCACAAGGTCAAGAGGTCTTATCAATTGCAGCGGCATTCAAACCCGCATCAGAAGGAAACTTCATGCCAATCTATCTTTGCCGCGAAGGAATTCCAATGGATTCTAAGCGCTTAGCAGTCTTTGAACAAACTGTTTCCAGTTTGGGACATAAGCCGATCAAAATGGAAGTTAAGCACTCATCCGTGTATGCAGATAAAAAATTCTATCATAACCATTTAATTTCAGTTTTAAGATTAAATCATTATATTCCGCCGATGCAATAA
- a CDS encoding YlbG family protein codes for MHDRQGLIVYVHHLKQAKSLRKFGHVHFISRKLKYVVLYMDQEVIEATKTKLNKLPYVKQVLESYRPFLKTEYENAKPDKAKEYDYKIGL; via the coding sequence ATGCATGATCGCCAAGGTCTCATTGTCTATGTGCATCATTTGAAACAAGCTAAATCGTTAAGAAAGTTCGGGCATGTTCATTTTATCTCCCGAAAATTAAAATACGTGGTTCTTTATATGGATCAAGAAGTCATCGAAGCGACTAAAACAAAATTAAATAAATTACCTTATGTCAAACAAGTGTTAGAATCTTATCGCCCATTCTTAAAAACCGAATATGAAAATGCCAAGCCTGATAAAGCAAAAGAATACGATTACAAAATCGGTCTTTGA
- a CDS encoding glycerophosphodiester phosphodiesterase, giving the protein MGKKTKIGLAAAAVGAAAWAGSKVLANPNQRPAKEVLNYDRPIVLAHRGGSKLAPENTLAAFNRSAELGVNGFEVDIRMTNDEEILVFHDEYIDRTTDGAGRVADLSLDQLRAFDLGYHFIDLEGQHSYREKNEKVVLLRELFEKFPQMYINIDIKDAPETYEGSLVPSKLWRLIDSLGVHDRVVVTSFYDEQIDRFNLYAQNRIAIGAGENEIRKAYTAFTSQFGHLYQPRADVFQIPTKSSVFRLDSARFIAFLENLNIPVHYWIIDEPEAMRALIASGAKGIITDRPDLALSLISELEV; this is encoded by the coding sequence ATGGGAAAAAAGACAAAAATCGGTTTAGCAGCTGCAGCTGTTGGAGCAGCAGCTTGGGCTGGCTCTAAAGTTTTGGCTAATCCTAATCAACGTCCCGCAAAAGAAGTTTTAAATTACGACCGACCAATTGTTCTTGCGCATCGTGGCGGCTCTAAATTAGCACCCGAAAACACACTCGCTGCATTTAACCGTTCAGCCGAGCTCGGCGTTAATGGCTTTGAAGTTGATATTCGTATGACTAATGACGAAGAAATCCTCGTTTTCCATGATGAATACATCGATCGGACAACAGATGGTGCAGGTAGAGTGGCTGATTTGTCTCTCGACCAGTTAAGAGCTTTTGATTTGGGATATCACTTTATTGATTTAGAAGGTCAACATTCTTATCGTGAAAAAAACGAAAAAGTTGTATTGCTACGTGAACTGTTTGAAAAATTTCCGCAAATGTACATTAATATTGATATTAAAGATGCTCCTGAAACGTACGAAGGTAGTTTAGTGCCTTCCAAATTGTGGCGCTTGATTGACTCGCTTGGAGTACATGACCGAGTAGTTGTAACTTCTTTTTATGATGAACAAATCGATCGCTTCAATTTGTATGCCCAAAACCGCATAGCGATTGGTGCAGGTGAAAATGAGATTAGAAAAGCTTATACAGCTTTTACTAGTCAGTTCGGTCATTTATATCAGCCTCGCGCAGATGTGTTCCAAATTCCTACGAAGTCTTCTGTATTCCGATTGGATTCTGCTCGATTTATTGCGTTTCTTGAAAACTTGAATATTCCAGTACATTATTGGATTATAGATGAGCCTGAAGCGATGAGAGCGTTAATCGCTTCAGGAGCGAAAGGCATTATTACCGATCGACCTGATCTAGCTTTGTCACTTATTTCAGAACTTGAAGTTTAA
- a CDS encoding YlbF family regulator: MIMTYEWAKITDFADELSQMILQSEQADLYREAHASVYNDKNLANEILAFARLKDQYEEVQRFGKYHPEYSRVMKQIRVDKRRLDLNEKVANLRLMENELQDLIDQVSFIIGRSVSEAVKIPSTNPFFSSDSSCGGSCGTGGGCSCSA, encoded by the coding sequence ATGATTATGACTTACGAATGGGCTAAAATAACTGACTTTGCAGACGAGTTAAGCCAAATGATCCTACAATCAGAGCAAGCTGACCTTTATCGAGAAGCTCATGCATCTGTCTATAACGATAAAAATCTGGCGAATGAAATTCTTGCTTTCGCCAGATTAAAAGACCAATACGAAGAAGTTCAGCGTTTTGGAAAATACCACCCTGAATATTCTCGGGTAATGAAGCAAATCCGTGTGGATAAGCGTCGCTTAGACTTAAATGAAAAAGTGGCCAACCTGCGGTTGATGGAAAACGAATTACAAGATTTAATCGATCAAGTAAGCTTCATCATTGGTAGATCAGTATCCGAGGCAGTCAAAATCCCGTCCACAAACCCATTCTTCTCATCAGATTCTTCTTGTGGTGGAAGCTGTGGTACTGGCGGCGGTTGTTCTTGTTCCGCTTAA
- a CDS encoding PaaI family thioesterase: MSTLPEQFARIIEQSSDEDINILTDYLRNFEKKQQGEFSTYLSASLNMTRTLDDQSSVVSIPNTPFIHNNMAIPHGGILAVLIDTAMGTLANSTCPEGFSAVTTNLAIHYLSVADEASISAHARIIRNGRHTMVIEGNILQEDGKHIATATGSFFIVPKK; encoded by the coding sequence ATGAGTACACTCCCCGAGCAATTTGCACGCATAATTGAACAAAGCAGCGATGAAGATATTAACATTTTGACCGACTACTTAAGAAATTTCGAAAAAAAGCAGCAAGGTGAATTTTCTACCTATTTAAGTGCAAGTTTAAATATGACACGCACCTTAGATGACCAGTCATCTGTTGTTTCAATACCGAATACCCCTTTTATACACAATAATATGGCAATACCTCACGGCGGCATCCTTGCAGTACTAATTGATACAGCAATGGGGACTTTGGCAAACAGCACGTGTCCTGAGGGGTTTAGCGCTGTAACAACCAATTTAGCCATCCATTATCTATCGGTGGCAGATGAAGCCTCTATAAGCGCTCATGCACGTATTATCCGCAATGGTAGACATACTATGGTCATAGAAGGCAATATTTTGCAAGAAGATGGCAAGCATATAGCTACAGCTACCGGCTCGTTTTTTATTGTTCCAAAAAAATAG
- a CDS encoding CAP domain-containing protein has protein sequence MKDLMRIMIFLSIVLIGLFYLDPSINENDILEAPHKADPLPSDQITDESLDVDRPVKGISSFIGKTSDKWIEQYGQPERIEPSAYGYDWWVYNASYAHYTMAGIKNGRVIQVYTTGAAIDATPYKIGQSLDDLYRFTILENEVTVKYDTSIYTFNVTAEDMDKRILVKFDDVYAQLYIDSIDRVLEAVRFMDAETLIRHMPYDMMFSGELLPVQTPSSEMQQSIDEANARQVMDLVNIYRLKHQIQSLTFNPQVSMVASANSEDMARQNFTSEETEFKDLHARLQESDINFKQAAVNTAARYYDPAETVHGWMNSDVHRKTLLSDQYDQTGVGVFGKYYTQIFLEEKPVTASEQ, from the coding sequence TTGAAAGACTTGATGCGTATTATGATATTTCTATCGATAGTTCTTATCGGTTTGTTTTACTTGGATCCATCGATAAATGAAAATGATATTCTTGAAGCTCCCCACAAAGCAGACCCATTGCCTAGTGACCAAATTACAGATGAATCTTTAGATGTAGATCGTCCTGTAAAAGGGATTTCAAGTTTTATAGGAAAAACTAGCGACAAATGGATTGAGCAATATGGACAACCTGAACGGATAGAACCATCGGCATACGGATATGATTGGTGGGTATACAATGCGAGTTACGCCCATTATACGATGGCAGGGATAAAAAACGGTAGGGTAATTCAAGTGTATACAACAGGAGCTGCGATAGATGCAACGCCATATAAAATAGGGCAAAGTCTTGATGATCTATATCGATTTACTATTTTAGAAAACGAAGTAACTGTTAAATACGACACGAGTATTTACACATTTAATGTCACTGCTGAAGATATGGACAAACGTATTTTAGTGAAGTTTGATGATGTTTATGCACAGTTATACATTGATTCCATCGACCGTGTGTTAGAGGCGGTTCGGTTTATGGATGCGGAAACCTTGATTCGACATATGCCATACGACATGATGTTCTCTGGCGAGTTGCTACCGGTGCAAACACCATCATCCGAAATGCAACAATCAATAGATGAAGCAAACGCTAGGCAGGTGATGGACCTTGTAAATATATATCGCCTTAAACATCAAATACAATCGCTAACTTTTAATCCGCAAGTAAGCATGGTGGCAAGTGCAAACAGTGAAGACATGGCTAGACAAAATTTTACCTCAGAAGAAACAGAGTTCAAAGATTTGCACGCCCGACTCCAAGAAAGTGATATCAATTTTAAACAGGCAGCTGTCAATACAGCTGCAAGATATTATGATCCAGCAGAAACTGTTCATGGCTGGATGAATTCAGATGTTCATCGCAAAACTTTACTCAGCGATCAATACGACCAGACTGGAGTCGGCGTGTTTGGCAAGTACTACACTCAAATTTTTCTTGAAGAAAAGCCTGTTACTGCCTCTGAGCAATAA
- a CDS encoding YugN family protein has product MYFENTGLENIHVDIALLESIMNNHALTKEGQWDYERVTYDRKFIVREGTYYLRVFAYATDGDVDSNDATMRVMKPVLGKHYYPHGVEYGEDEHFPEHLVKTCIGILDSIKKEVKAFEISV; this is encoded by the coding sequence ATGTATTTTGAAAATACAGGACTTGAAAACATTCACGTAGATATTGCTTTACTAGAAAGCATCATGAACAACCACGCCTTGACTAAAGAAGGCCAATGGGATTACGAGCGTGTCACTTATGACCGCAAGTTCATCGTACGCGAAGGCACTTATTATTTACGTGTATTTGCTTATGCTACTGATGGAGATGTCGATTCAAATGATGCGACAATGCGAGTTATGAAACCCGTACTTGGCAAGCACTATTATCCACATGGTGTAGAGTATGGTGAAGACGAACATTTCCCAGAACACTTGGTTAAAACTTGTATCGGAATTTTGGATTCTATTAAAAAAGAAGTCAAAGCTTTCGAAATCAGCGTATAA
- the ytvI gene encoding sporulation integral membrane protein YtvI produces MKWLTKKTVTIAIVLAVLILISVYILPVSIPLIVALITAIFLEPFVNFIHKRFKWHRKSAVISVFILFLLVASALLYWIVTQLIGRIIQFTKMVPEYTNSLSIMWDEFQRFFFRSTEDMPVEVVSSFETELVSFMEGIRNWVLSIINYDTVSNLLTGIPSFLVSFIVFLIALFLFMLDLPDLKTLLFKRLKDSTAEKVRFMFARLNKVIFGFLKAQFLVSCIIFIVSLITLAFIVPEYALVMSLIIWIVDFIPILGSIIVLTPWFAYEFIMGDVVFGTQLAVLALVLLVIRRTVEPKVMGTQIGLSPLATLIAMFIGLQLLGFLGFFIGPLIVILFTSAREAGMIKIDFKV; encoded by the coding sequence GTGAAGTGGTTAACGAAAAAAACAGTAACGATTGCTATTGTCTTAGCAGTCCTAATCTTAATATCAGTATACATATTACCCGTTTCGATCCCATTAATTGTGGCATTGATTACTGCTATATTTCTAGAACCTTTTGTAAATTTCATACATAAGAGATTCAAGTGGCATAGAAAATCTGCTGTTATATCCGTATTTATATTGTTTTTATTAGTTGCATCGGCTCTACTTTACTGGATTGTCACGCAATTAATAGGAAGAATTATACAATTTACTAAAATGGTACCGGAATATACTAACTCATTGTCTATCATGTGGGACGAATTTCAACGCTTTTTCTTCCGTTCGACAGAAGATATGCCTGTTGAAGTTGTTTCTTCCTTTGAAACTGAACTAGTAAGTTTCATGGAAGGAATCCGTAATTGGGTGTTGTCTATTATTAATTACGACACTGTCTCTAATTTATTGACAGGTATTCCATCATTTCTTGTTAGCTTTATCGTATTTTTAATTGCATTATTTTTATTCATGCTCGACTTGCCTGATTTAAAAACTTTGCTTTTCAAACGGTTGAAAGATTCAACTGCGGAAAAAGTCCGCTTTATGTTTGCTCGCTTAAATAAAGTGATTTTTGGTTTTTTAAAAGCTCAATTTCTTGTAAGTTGTATCATTTTTATCGTTTCACTTATAACATTAGCGTTTATCGTACCAGAATACGCACTTGTTATGTCGCTGATCATCTGGATTGTTGATTTCATTCCTATTTTGGGCTCAATCATCGTTTTAACGCCTTGGTTTGCTTATGAATTCATCATGGGTGATGTTGTGTTCGGAACCCAATTAGCTGTCTTAGCACTCGTACTGTTAGTTATTAGACGAACGGTGGAACCGAAAGTTATGGGTACGCAAATTGGACTGTCTCCTCTGGCAACTTTAATCGCCATGTTCATTGGACTTCAGCTTCTAGGATTTCTCGGGTTCTTTATTGGACCGTTAATTGTGATTCTCTTTACGTCAGCACGCGAAGCAGGAATGATAAAAATAGATTTCAAAGTATAA
- a CDS encoding DUF420 domain-containing protein, giving the protein MNLPLLPTISTFFIVLSAILVAIGWNLVRRRKIEAHKKVMVAAGVAALTFFIIYMSRTIFIGNTAFGGPDELKVFYTVFLIFHITLATTGGIMGLITIYWGWKNQLAKHRKIGPFTSIVWFSTAITGVMVYLLLYVFYEGGHTTSVFKAILGG; this is encoded by the coding sequence ATGAATTTGCCGCTTTTGCCAACGATTAGTACGTTTTTTATTGTATTAAGCGCAATTTTAGTAGCGATTGGATGGAATTTAGTTCGTCGTCGTAAAATTGAAGCTCATAAGAAAGTCATGGTGGCAGCAGGTGTTGCTGCATTAACGTTTTTTATCATATACATGTCTCGAACAATATTCATCGGAAATACTGCGTTTGGTGGACCTGATGAGTTAAAAGTGTTTTATACAGTATTCCTAATATTCCACATCACATTGGCGACAACAGGCGGCATTATGGGCTTGATCACGATTTACTGGGGATGGAAAAACCAATTGGCTAAACACCGTAAAATTGGACCATTCACGAGTATCGTGTGGTTCTCGACAGCTATAACAGGTGTTATGGTCTATTTACTACTTTATGTATTTTACGAAGGTGGCCATACTACTTCAGTATTTAAAGCCATTTTAGGTGGATAA
- the ctaG gene encoding cytochrome c oxidase assembly factor CtaG translates to MPISIFGFQALWSPVYLAVLVLVTILYFLITVKWRGKFKENQPLTAKEATFFVSGMVLLYIIKGSPVDLYGHILFTMHMVQMALLLLLAVPLLIMGIPTYIWKTFIVLPVIKPLFNFFANPMLALILFGMVFSFYHIPMVFDFVKKDMWLHGAVNIVLFMSAFFYWWPVVNNVEGMHKFHGLKKLGYLFGLSVLVTPACAMIIFSGTPFYATYTDGEAWLQAMALCVPAGTLSQLNLSGPELFSNMSTLEDQRTGGITMKIIQELVFTAFIWMVFHEWLRNETDNADEITAKTLQDRKNMDYHRHNA, encoded by the coding sequence ATGCCGATTAGTATCTTCGGATTTCAAGCTTTATGGAGTCCCGTTTACTTAGCAGTCCTCGTTTTGGTAACGATTTTATATTTCTTAATCACTGTAAAGTGGCGTGGTAAGTTTAAAGAAAATCAACCACTTACCGCTAAAGAAGCTACTTTTTTTGTTTCGGGAATGGTTTTGCTTTACATCATAAAAGGTTCACCAGTCGATTTATATGGACATATTCTATTTACCATGCATATGGTTCAGATGGCGTTATTGTTGCTATTAGCAGTGCCGTTATTAATCATGGGCATTCCAACTTATATTTGGAAAACTTTTATCGTTCTTCCGGTTATTAAACCATTGTTCAATTTCTTTGCAAACCCAATGTTAGCTTTAATTTTGTTTGGCATGGTTTTCTCGTTCTATCATATTCCAATGGTTTTTGATTTTGTTAAAAAAGATATGTGGCTCCATGGCGCGGTCAATATTGTATTGTTCATGTCTGCTTTTTTTTATTGGTGGCCAGTGGTCAATAATGTTGAAGGAATGCATAAGTTTCATGGCTTGAAAAAATTGGGTTATTTGTTTGGCTTGAGTGTATTAGTAACTCCAGCATGTGCAATGATAATCTTTAGTGGTACTCCTTTCTACGCCACTTATACAGATGGTGAAGCGTGGTTACAAGCTATGGCATTATGTGTGCCAGCAGGAACATTATCTCAGCTGAATTTGTCTGGTCCAGAGTTATTTTCAAACATGTCAACGCTTGAAGATCAACGTACAGGCGGAATTACAATGAAAATTATTCAAGAACTTGTTTTCACAGCTTTCATTTGGATGGTTTTCCATGAGTGGCTACGAAATGAGACAGATAACGCAGATGAAATTACTGCGAAAACGTTGCAAGATCGCAAAAACATGGATTACCATAGACATAACGCATAA
- the ctaF gene encoding cytochrome c oxidase subunit IVB: MAHDTHVHVRSQAEFEYVKKKRADEMRGNLATFAIMIFLTLIAFTMVAAGFSVYLIVPIILLLAGIQVVLQLYYFMHMSGKGHGMIAFFMFSGMFVAFITVLTFVTIIWW, from the coding sequence ATGGCACACGATACACACGTACATGTAAGATCGCAGGCAGAATTTGAATATGTTAAGAAAAAAAGAGCAGATGAAATGAGAGGCAATTTGGCTACTTTCGCAATTATGATTTTCTTAACATTAATTGCATTTACAATGGTTGCTGCTGGATTCTCAGTTTACTTGATCGTACCTATCATCCTATTATTGGCAGGTATTCAAGTAGTTCTTCAACTTTACTACTTCATGCATATGAGTGGTAAAGGACACGGTATGATCGCGTTCTTTATGTTCTCTGGTATGTTTGTAGCTTTTATCACGGTTCTAACTTTTGTTACAATCATTTGGTGGTAG